A DNA window from Bacteroides cellulosilyticus contains the following coding sequences:
- a CDS encoding GAF domain-containing protein → MAEDLCISNGSKAEKYQTLLPQIKSLIEGENDLIANLANVSAALKETFGFFWVGFYLVKEEELVLGPFQGPIACTRIRKERGVCGTAWAKAETLVVPDVDAFPGHIACSSLSRSEIVVPLIRENGEVWGVLDIDSESLNTFDETDARFLEEICSWL, encoded by the coding sequence ATGGCAGAAGATTTATGTATCAGCAATGGCAGCAAGGCTGAAAAGTATCAGACTTTGCTTCCCCAGATAAAGAGCCTGATTGAAGGTGAAAATGACCTTATAGCCAATCTGGCGAATGTTTCGGCTGCGCTGAAAGAGACTTTCGGTTTCTTTTGGGTGGGATTCTATCTGGTGAAAGAAGAAGAACTGGTATTGGGCCCTTTTCAGGGACCGATAGCCTGCACACGTATCCGGAAAGAACGGGGTGTTTGCGGCACGGCATGGGCTAAGGCGGAGACGTTGGTGGTGCCCGATGTAGATGCATTCCCCGGACATATAGCTTGCAGTTCGTTGTCGCGCTCGGAGATCGTTGTTCCGTTGATTCGTGAGAATGGCGAGGTGTGGGGTGTGCTCGATATAGATAGTGAAAGCCTGAATACCTTTGACGAAACAGATGCACGTTTTCTTGAAGAGATATGCTCCTGGCTCTGA
- a CDS encoding helix-turn-helix domain-containing protein has translation MEHIISQSFVSVKKIEVIVPSEDLQEYIDSFYVFPCCALSDTLAYNDGTPMLAFLPMAEDSVELEYNHVISSFNSGWFSTRSFARMSIRLFGQVPYLLIVRFKPASFYRLLALNARHFNTRPFWNLESVLGDMDALLKDMQQCARAGEKIQLIETYLRGVISAEENSNRLLDEAIHYIRQHKGTLSIDELKSYLGVNYKWLERNFSEAMGMTPKQYSSLQRFINAYTAFLVQKDLAGITAESGYSDTNHFIKDFKKYTGDTPMQYLRTCKIR, from the coding sequence TTGGAACATATCATATCACAGTCTTTTGTCTCTGTAAAAAAGATAGAAGTCATTGTCCCCTCAGAAGATTTGCAGGAGTATATTGACAGCTTCTATGTCTTTCCTTGTTGTGCCCTGTCGGATACCTTGGCATATAATGACGGAACACCTATGTTGGCATTTCTGCCGATGGCGGAGGACAGCGTGGAATTAGAATATAATCATGTTATTTCAAGTTTTAACTCCGGCTGGTTCAGTACAAGGTCTTTTGCCCGGATGTCCATACGTCTTTTCGGACAAGTGCCTTATTTGTTGATAGTGCGGTTTAAGCCTGCATCTTTCTACCGATTATTAGCTCTGAATGCCAGACATTTTAATACCCGCCCGTTCTGGAATTTAGAATCCGTATTGGGTGATATGGATGCCCTGCTGAAGGATATGCAACAATGTGCCAGGGCAGGAGAGAAGATACAACTGATAGAAACCTACCTTCGGGGCGTAATATCAGCGGAGGAAAACTCCAATAGGTTGTTGGATGAGGCCATTCATTATATCAGGCAGCATAAAGGAACGTTGTCTATCGATGAATTGAAGTCGTACTTAGGCGTCAACTACAAATGGCTGGAACGGAATTTTTCTGAGGCTATGGGCATGACGCCCAAACAATATTCCTCTTTGCAACGGTTCATCAATGCTTATACCGCTTTTCTGGTGCAGAAAGACTTAGCTGGTATTACTGCGGAAAGCGGTTATAGCGATACGAACCATTTCATCAAGGATTTCAAGAAATATACCGGTGATACGCCAATGCAGTATTTGCGTACATGCAAAATCAGATAA
- the truA gene encoding tRNA pseudouridine(38-40) synthase TruA, whose protein sequence is MQRYFIYLAYDGTAYHGWQIQPNGDSVQECLMRALATLMRREVEVIGAGRTDAGVHASLMVAHFDSDEPLDTAFFTDKLNRLLPPDISVYRLRAVKSDAHARFDATARMYKYYVTTAKSPFNRQYRCRLFQTPDFERMNEAARSLFNYTDFTSFSKLHTDVKTNNCRIMHAAWTQIDDVTWVFTIQADRFLRNMVRAVVGTLLEVGRGKLTVEGFRRVIEQKDRCKAGTSVPGNALFLVDVTYPEELFIADNN, encoded by the coding sequence ATGCAACGGTATTTTATTTATTTAGCTTATGACGGAACCGCCTACCACGGCTGGCAGATACAACCCAACGGAGACAGTGTACAAGAGTGTCTGATGCGTGCACTTGCCACATTGATGCGCCGTGAAGTAGAGGTTATCGGTGCCGGACGTACCGATGCCGGTGTGCATGCTTCCCTGATGGTAGCCCACTTTGATAGTGACGAACCGCTTGATACGGCTTTCTTTACCGACAAACTAAACCGCCTTTTGCCGCCCGATATTTCTGTTTACCGCCTCCGTGCAGTGAAGTCCGATGCGCATGCCCGCTTTGATGCAACGGCACGCATGTATAAATACTACGTGACTACGGCAAAGTCTCCCTTTAATCGTCAATACCGTTGTCGTCTTTTCCAGACACCCGATTTCGAACGAATGAACGAAGCGGCCCGTAGTTTGTTTAATTATACGGACTTCACCAGTTTCAGCAAACTGCATACGGACGTAAAAACAAACAACTGCCGCATCATGCATGCCGCCTGGACTCAGATAGATGATGTAACCTGGGTGTTCACCATTCAGGCGGACCGTTTCCTGCGCAATATGGTTCGTGCAGTTGTCGGCACTCTGCTCGAAGTAGGCCGTGGCAAGCTCACCGTTGAAGGCTTCCGGCGTGTCATTGAACAGAAAGACCGTTGCAAGGCTGGCACTTCCGTTCCGGGCAATGCTCTGTTTCTGGTAGATGTCACATATCCCGAGGAATTATTCATCGCAGATAATAACTGA
- a CDS encoding DUF3256 family protein: MMKKLTMFLCLACAWTCSLQAQEAKTFFKNMPDSLSPLLTAVNRADCIDFLESKMKAEVTNRFGGKSEMTELAPDYIRIQMTPQSSWQMKLLATSDSTKVICTVSTACAPACDSDVHFYTTGWEELPASSFLTPPVMKDFLSLPDTVMDYEVRDAGEQADMLLMKADLSAKDNTLTFTFTTTDYMDKEAAEKLKPYLRRPVVYIWKGNSYELRATSDK; this comes from the coding sequence ATGATGAAGAAATTGACTATGTTTTTGTGTTTGGCTTGTGCCTGGACGTGTTCTCTGCAAGCCCAGGAAGCTAAAACCTTTTTCAAAAATATGCCCGATAGCCTCAGTCCGTTGCTTACTGCCGTGAACCGTGCCGACTGTATCGACTTCCTTGAAAGTAAGATGAAAGCGGAAGTAACCAACCGTTTTGGCGGCAAATCGGAAATGACGGAGCTTGCTCCCGACTATATCCGTATCCAGATGACACCGCAAAGCTCCTGGCAAATGAAACTGCTGGCTACGAGCGACAGCACGAAAGTAATCTGTACCGTATCTACAGCTTGTGCCCCTGCTTGTGATAGTGATGTCCATTTCTATACCACCGGTTGGGAAGAATTGCCCGCTTCTTCTTTCCTCACGCCTCCTGTAATGAAAGATTTCCTGTCATTACCCGATACGGTGATGGATTATGAAGTGAGAGATGCCGGCGAACAGGCAGATATGTTGCTGATGAAAGCCGATCTTTCTGCAAAGGACAATACACTGACCTTTACTTTTACAACTACTGACTATATGGATAAAGAAGCGGCAGAGAAACTGAAACCGTATCTCCGCCGCCCTGTAGTGTATATTTGGAAGGGGAATAGCTACGAGTTACGAGCTACAAGTGACAAGTAG
- a CDS encoding DUF5715 family protein: MQQVYNKLPLLFLAIIITSTSLAGCKKKDMSLKLNEPRNIKGVISYRRTFGDLNEAHLNVAQAIGITPIASRKEAEHMKEKLQHIETNDLYVVDSLTHSIPYLIKGAAQLLDTIGTNFLDSLTAKGLNPNKIIVTSVLRTEDDVKRLRRRNGNASANSAHFYGTTFDVSWKRFKKVEDEDGRPLQDVSSDTLKLVLSEVLRDLRKADKCYIKYELKQGCFHITTRGK, from the coding sequence ATGCAACAGGTATACAATAAACTTCCGCTCTTATTTTTAGCAATAATCATCACCAGCACTTCCCTTGCCGGATGCAAAAAGAAAGATATGTCCCTCAAACTGAACGAACCGCGAAACATTAAAGGAGTAATCAGTTACAGACGAACCTTCGGCGACTTGAATGAAGCGCATCTGAATGTCGCACAAGCCATAGGCATTACGCCAATTGCCTCCCGCAAAGAGGCCGAACACATGAAGGAAAAACTTCAGCACATCGAAACGAATGATTTATATGTAGTAGACTCGCTGACACATTCCATCCCATATCTCATTAAAGGTGCAGCACAACTACTGGATACCATCGGTACCAATTTCCTTGACTCGCTGACCGCCAAAGGACTAAACCCCAATAAAATAATCGTAACCTCTGTACTCCGCACCGAAGATGACGTAAAACGCCTGCGTCGCCGCAATGGCAATGCCTCGGCAAACTCTGCGCATTTCTACGGAACTACATTCGATGTCAGTTGGAAGCGCTTCAAGAAAGTGGAAGATGAAGATGGACGCCCGCTACAGGATGTCAGTTCAGATACATTGAAACTCGTACTCTCCGAAGTATTGCGCGACTTGCGGAAAGCGGATAAATGCTATATAAAGTATGAGTTGAAGCAAGGATGCTTCCATATTACAACGAGAGGAAAATAA
- a CDS encoding NAD(P)H-hydrate dehydratase: MKIFPTQSIKELDAYTIENEPIASIDLMERASQALAKAIAGRWDAETPFTVFAGPGNNGGDALAVSRLLAKKGYKVSVYLFNTKGELSPDCETNKERLADVENVDFHEVTSQFVPPVLTVDHVVIDGLFGSGLNKPLSGGFAAVVKYINASSAQIVAIDVPSGLMGEENTFNIKANIVRADVTLSLQLPKLAFLFAENQEFVGEWELLDIGLSEDAIEAMGTDYSLLEAEDMQDLLKPRNKFAHKGDFGRALLIAGSQGMAGASILAARACLRSGVGLLTMHVPYCNNMIVQTSVPEAMTELDPSDTCFACPTDTDDYQAVGIGPGLGKAEETEGAVLEQIDSCLSPMVVDADALNVLAGHRNYIGRLPKGSILTPHPKELERLVGKCQDSYERLTKARELARTSGTYIILKGAYSVVITPQGKCYFNTTGNPGMATGGSGDVLTGAVLALLAQGYASEDAACLAMYVHGLAGDIACKKYGAIGMTAGDIVTCLPLAWRMMEE, encoded by the coding sequence ATGAAAATATTTCCTACCCAAAGCATCAAAGAGTTGGATGCTTACACCATAGAGAATGAACCGATTGCTTCCATCGACCTGATGGAACGTGCCTCGCAGGCATTGGCAAAAGCCATTGCCGGACGTTGGGACGCAGAAACACCTTTTACGGTATTTGCCGGACCGGGCAATAACGGGGGGGATGCATTGGCCGTTTCCCGTTTGCTAGCAAAGAAAGGCTATAAAGTCTCGGTTTATTTGTTTAATACCAAGGGAGAGCTTTCTCCCGATTGTGAGACGAATAAAGAACGACTTGCGGATGTGGAGAATGTGGATTTCCATGAAGTGACATCACAATTTGTCCCGCCCGTGTTGACGGTTGACCATGTGGTTATCGACGGACTGTTCGGTAGTGGATTGAACAAGCCGCTGAGTGGTGGCTTTGCTGCTGTGGTGAAGTATATCAATGCTTCGTCAGCACAGATCGTGGCTATTGATGTTCCTTCGGGATTGATGGGGGAGGAGAATACCTTCAATATCAAAGCTAATATTGTCCGTGCGGATGTAACGCTGAGTCTGCAATTGCCGAAGCTGGCTTTTCTCTTTGCTGAGAATCAGGAGTTCGTGGGTGAGTGGGAATTGCTGGATATCGGTCTGAGTGAAGATGCGATAGAGGCGATGGGGACTGATTATAGTCTGCTGGAAGCTGAGGATATGCAGGATTTGTTGAAACCGAGAAATAAGTTTGCCCATAAAGGAGACTTCGGACGCGCCCTGCTTATTGCCGGTTCGCAAGGAATGGCGGGAGCTTCCATACTTGCCGCAAGAGCCTGCCTGCGTTCCGGAGTAGGATTGCTGACGATGCATGTGCCTTATTGTAACAATATGATTGTGCAGACTTCTGTGCCGGAGGCTATGACGGAGCTGGACCCTAGTGATACCTGTTTTGCCTGTCCTACGGATACGGATGATTATCAGGCAGTGGGCATCGGTCCGGGTCTGGGAAAGGCGGAAGAGACAGAGGGTGCGGTATTGGAACAGATAGACAGCTGTTTATCTCCTATGGTAGTGGATGCTGATGCTTTGAATGTACTGGCAGGGCATCGCAATTATATCGGACGTTTACCGAAGGGGAGTATTCTGACACCGCATCCGAAAGAGCTGGAACGGTTGGTAGGAAAGTGTCAGGACTCTTATGAACGCTTAACGAAAGCACGTGAGTTGGCGAGAACATCAGGAACATATATCATCTTGAAAGGTGCTTATTCTGTGGTTATTACTCCGCAAGGGAAGTGTTATTTTAATACTACAGGTAATCCGGGTATGGCAACAGGCGGCAGTGGAGATGTATTGACGGGTGCAGTGCTGGCTTTGTTGGCACAAGGGTATGCTTCGGAAGATGCAGCTTGTCTGGCGATGTATGTTCACGGGCTTGCCGGAGATATCGCTTGCAAGAAGTATGGGGCGATAGGAATGACAGCCGGGGATATCGTGACGTGTCTGCCGTTGGCGTGGAGGATGATGGAAGAATGA
- a CDS encoding DMT family transporter, with translation MWLLLAFLSAALLGFYDAFKKKSLRDNAVLPVLFLNTVFSSLIFLPFILISAFTPALNGTMFEVPVVGWEVHKFIIVKSFIVLSSWIFGYFGMKHLPLTIVGPINATRPVMVLVGAMLIFGERLNLYQWIGVMLAILSFFMLSRSGKKEGIDFKHNKWIYFIVLAAITGAISGLYDKYLMKQFNPMAVQSWYNVYQVFIMCPIILLLWYPKRKESTPFRWDWTIILISIFLSAADFAYFYALSYEDSMISIVSMVRRGSVVVSFLFGALFFREKNLKSKAVDLILVLIGMFFLYLGSK, from the coding sequence ATGTGGTTATTACTCGCCTTTCTCTCAGCTGCCTTGCTAGGCTTTTATGATGCATTTAAGAAGAAATCATTGCGCGATAATGCTGTGCTTCCCGTTCTGTTTCTGAATACGGTATTCTCCAGCCTGATATTTCTTCCTTTCATACTGATTTCCGCTTTTACTCCTGCTTTGAACGGAACTATGTTTGAAGTACCTGTTGTAGGTTGGGAGGTACATAAGTTTATCATTGTCAAGTCGTTCATAGTTCTGTCTTCCTGGATATTCGGTTACTTTGGCATGAAGCATTTGCCGTTGACGATTGTCGGTCCAATTAATGCTACCCGCCCTGTAATGGTGCTGGTGGGTGCCATGCTGATATTCGGTGAACGTCTGAACCTGTATCAATGGATCGGAGTTATGCTTGCCATACTTTCTTTCTTTATGTTGAGCCGTTCCGGCAAGAAGGAAGGCATTGACTTTAAGCATAACAAATGGATTTACTTCATCGTGCTGGCTGCCATCACCGGAGCTATCAGTGGACTTTATGACAAGTATCTGATGAAGCAATTCAACCCTATGGCGGTGCAATCGTGGTATAATGTTTATCAGGTATTTATAATGTGTCCCATCATCCTTTTGCTGTGGTATCCCAAGCGAAAAGAAAGTACCCCTTTCCGTTGGGACTGGACCATCATCCTGATATCCATCTTCCTCAGTGCCGCCGACTTTGCCTACTTTTATGCCCTGAGTTATGAAGACTCCATGATTTCCATAGTCTCAATGGTTCGCCGTGGCAGTGTAGTGGTTTCCTTCCTTTTCGGAGCGCTCTTCTTCCGTGAAAAGAATTTAAAAAGCAAGGCTGTCGACCTCATTTTGGTATTGATTGGAATGTTCTTCTTATATTTGGGAAGTAAATAA